A single Sphingopyxis chilensis DNA region contains:
- a CDS encoding glycerol-3-phosphate 1-O-acyltransferase encodes MADGTPRTPIVTEDAADRLYIIDARGGVERRLLLDWIHATSGDNEPQWASLAIEDDDHALPLDMLRARLDGSPSRQVVPLRVAWRIPGFDRDRALKFRHILFGDPRHPGPLRSRLILLRDRRRAQILVGEAATLEALRDRFCKQTGGGDGEGADSPEFAGFVARQAGLALDVAERGIRGTRYKVPRFVADGLRTSPKFRAALVELAETTGRPVAELFREARPLMKEVIARPSALFLDLRARLDRMMFGGYAPEMEVDAAELARLRSILREHPTAILFTHKTYIDGATPSRLTYENDMPMLHSFGGANLDFAVMGEFFRRSGMIFIRRSFQDQPVYKLVVRHYIAWLLAKRFPLSWAFEGTRSRLGKLMPPKYGLMKYVLDAAHATGTRDVHFVPFVTSFDLIRDVEEYAAEQTGRSKKPESLSWFIGYMKSLKAPSGRIRLDIGEPVVIEAAPAPDDRRALEQIAFAVAVEANRVTPLTVTSVMCLILLGMAPRGATSAELLGAIGAVTDWARARGIRLSKELESGDDKALSATVDTLVESGLLTRYEAGSENVYSIDPAKHPMASYYRNIIAHHFLDRAMIELALFELRDADSGDATAAFWTKIDRLRDLFKFEFFYPPRGEHLAAIEAELERIDPVWDRRLASGDRGIAQLLRRCQPVVGHAILLPFAEAYSVVAEQLARARPGDVVDEKALLDAALAEGRQAYLLRRISSEAAIGKLLFANGLSLMRHMGLAEEATPVNLVARRALLMELRGLANVMETMRLSTVALADRLPGVGE; translated from the coding sequence GTGGCCGACGGAACGCCCCGCACCCCGATCGTGACGGAGGACGCGGCCGACCGGCTCTATATCATCGATGCGCGGGGCGGGGTGGAGCGAAGGCTGCTGCTCGACTGGATCCATGCAACTTCAGGCGACAATGAGCCGCAATGGGCCAGCCTTGCGATCGAAGACGACGATCATGCGCTGCCGCTCGACATGCTGCGCGCGCGGCTCGACGGATCGCCGTCGCGGCAGGTCGTGCCGCTGCGCGTCGCATGGCGCATTCCGGGATTCGACCGCGACCGCGCGCTCAAATTCCGCCACATCCTGTTCGGCGACCCGCGTCATCCCGGCCCGCTCCGCTCGCGGCTGATCCTGCTCCGCGACCGCCGCCGCGCGCAGATACTGGTCGGCGAGGCGGCAACGCTCGAGGCGCTGCGCGACCGTTTCTGTAAGCAGACTGGCGGCGGCGACGGCGAGGGGGCCGACAGCCCCGAATTCGCAGGCTTTGTCGCGCGGCAGGCGGGGCTCGCGCTCGACGTCGCCGAACGCGGCATCCGGGGAACAAGATATAAGGTGCCGCGCTTCGTCGCCGATGGCCTGCGCACCAGTCCCAAATTCCGCGCTGCGTTGGTCGAACTGGCCGAGACGACGGGCCGCCCCGTTGCCGAGCTCTTTCGCGAGGCGCGGCCGCTCATGAAAGAGGTCATCGCGCGGCCGTCGGCGCTCTTCCTCGATCTGCGCGCGCGGCTCGACCGCATGATGTTCGGCGGCTACGCGCCCGAGATGGAGGTCGATGCCGCCGAACTCGCAAGGCTCCGCTCGATCCTGCGCGAGCATCCGACCGCGATCCTCTTCACCCACAAAACCTATATCGACGGCGCGACCCCCAGTCGCCTGACCTATGAAAACGACATGCCGATGCTGCACAGCTTCGGCGGCGCCAATCTCGATTTCGCGGTGATGGGCGAATTCTTCCGCCGCTCGGGGATGATCTTCATCCGGCGGAGTTTTCAGGACCAGCCGGTCTACAAGCTCGTGGTGCGCCATTATATCGCCTGGCTGCTCGCCAAGCGTTTCCCGCTGAGCTGGGCGTTCGAGGGGACACGCTCGCGCCTCGGCAAGCTGATGCCGCCCAAATATGGCCTGATGAAATATGTCCTCGACGCCGCGCACGCGACGGGGACGCGCGATGTCCATTTCGTGCCTTTCGTCACCAGCTTCGACCTGATCCGCGACGTCGAGGAATATGCCGCCGAACAGACGGGGCGCAGCAAGAAGCCCGAATCGCTGTCGTGGTTCATCGGATATATGAAGAGCCTGAAGGCGCCGTCGGGCCGCATCCGGCTCGACATCGGCGAACCCGTCGTGATCGAGGCGGCGCCGGCCCCCGACGACAGGCGCGCGCTCGAACAGATCGCCTTCGCGGTCGCGGTCGAGGCGAACCGCGTCACGCCGCTCACGGTGACGTCGGTGATGTGCCTGATCCTGCTCGGCATGGCGCCGCGCGGCGCGACGTCGGCCGAATTGCTCGGCGCGATCGGCGCGGTGACCGACTGGGCGCGGGCGCGCGGCATCCGGCTCAGCAAGGAACTGGAAAGCGGCGACGACAAGGCTCTTTCGGCGACGGTCGACACGCTCGTCGAGAGCGGCCTGCTGACCCGCTACGAGGCGGGCAGCGAGAATGTCTATTCGATCGACCCCGCCAAGCATCCGATGGCGAGCTATTACCGCAACATCATCGCGCATCATTTCCTCGACCGCGCGATGATCGAACTCGCGCTGTTCGAACTGCGCGATGCCGACAGCGGCGACGCGACCGCCGCTTTCTGGACGAAGATCGATCGCCTGCGCGACCTGTTCAAATTCGAATTCTTCTACCCGCCGCGGGGCGAGCATCTTGCGGCGATCGAGGCCGAGCTCGAACGCATCGATCCGGTGTGGGACCGCCGCCTCGCCAGCGGCGATCGCGGCATCGCGCAGCTCCTTCGCCGTTGCCAGCCCGTCGTCGGTCACGCGATCCTGCTGCCCTTTGCCGAGGCCTATTCGGTCGTCGCCGAACAGCTTGCGCGTGCGCGGCCCGGCGATGTCGTCGATGAGAAGGCGCTGCTCGATGCGGCTCTCGCCGAAGGCAGGCAGGCCTATTTGCTGCGCCGGATCAGCAGCGAGGCGGCGATCGGCAAATTGCTGTTTGCCAACGGCCTGTCGCTGATGCGCCATATGGGGCTCGCCGAGGAGGCGACCCCCGTCAATCTCGTCGCGCGCCGCGCACTGCTGATGGAACTGCGCGGCCTGGCCAACGTCATGGAAACGATGCGGCTGTCGACGGTGGCGCTCGCGGACCGCTTGCCGGGGGTGGGGGAATGA
- the zwf gene encoding glucose-6-phosphate dehydrogenase has product MLSKGTNVSVKVETLVLFGATGDLAQRMLFPSLYNLHLDGLLADALTIVGSGRSKMDRAAFQGQVREALVEHLPADRIDDGGVESFLGRIDYCAIDAGAGTGYDELAALLGDRMTRPIGVYLSTPPSMFGPIAQGLKAANIACAECRIAMEKPIGHDLASSRDVNAEVGDAFAEDRVFRIDHYLGKETVQNLLALRFANMLFEPLWNAQAIDHVQITVAETVGLEGRVSYYDGVGALKDMVQNHMLQLLAIIAMEPPSSVSSTAVRDEKVKLLRSLRKLTAADVKAHSVKGQYSSGAVNGGAVAGYADELGNPSNTETFVAIKAYIDNWRWKGVPFYLRTGKRMPQRKSEVLIQFKPVPHNIFARVGAGKLDANSMIINLQPEENIRVKVMAKQPGLDRDGVKLKEVTMDVSLSHSFAGERRRIAYERLLLDFIEGDQTLFVRRDEVEAQWQWIDSIRDAWAAVDMAPQNYTAGSWGPSSAIALIERDGASWHD; this is encoded by the coding sequence ATGTTATCCAAGGGGACGAATGTGAGCGTGAAAGTCGAAACATTGGTGCTGTTCGGCGCGACGGGCGACCTCGCGCAGCGCATGCTCTTTCCCTCGCTCTATAACCTCCACCTCGACGGGCTGCTCGCCGACGCGCTGACGATCGTCGGGTCGGGGCGGTCGAAGATGGACCGCGCGGCGTTTCAGGGACAGGTTCGCGAGGCGCTTGTCGAACATCTGCCCGCCGACCGCATCGACGATGGCGGGGTCGAAAGCTTCCTCGGCCGTATCGACTATTGCGCGATCGATGCCGGGGCGGGAACCGGCTATGACGAGCTCGCGGCATTGCTCGGCGACCGCATGACGCGCCCGATCGGTGTCTATCTCTCGACCCCGCCGTCGATGTTCGGCCCGATCGCGCAGGGCCTCAAGGCCGCGAACATTGCCTGCGCCGAATGCCGCATCGCGATGGAAAAGCCGATCGGGCACGATCTGGCCTCGTCGCGCGACGTGAATGCCGAGGTCGGCGACGCCTTCGCCGAGGATCGCGTCTTCCGCATCGACCATTATCTCGGCAAGGAAACCGTCCAGAACCTGCTCGCGCTGCGTTTTGCCAATATGCTGTTCGAGCCACTGTGGAACGCGCAGGCGATCGACCATGTCCAGATCACCGTCGCCGAGACCGTCGGGCTCGAAGGCCGCGTCTCCTATTATGACGGCGTCGGCGCGTTGAAGGATATGGTCCAGAACCATATGCTCCAGCTGCTCGCGATCATCGCGATGGAGCCGCCGTCGAGCGTCTCGTCGACCGCGGTGCGCGACGAAAAGGTCAAGCTGCTGCGATCCTTGCGCAAGCTGACCGCCGCCGATGTGAAGGCGCACAGTGTCAAGGGGCAGTATAGCAGCGGCGCGGTCAATGGCGGTGCGGTCGCGGGTTATGCCGACGAACTCGGCAACCCGTCGAACACCGAAACCTTTGTCGCAATCAAGGCCTATATCGACAATTGGCGCTGGAAGGGCGTGCCCTTTTACCTCCGCACCGGCAAGCGCATGCCGCAGCGCAAGTCGGAGGTGCTGATCCAGTTCAAGCCGGTGCCGCACAATATCTTCGCGCGCGTGGGCGCGGGCAAGCTCGATGCGAACAGCATGATCATCAACCTGCAGCCCGAAGAGAATATCCGGGTCAAGGTGATGGCGAAACAGCCCGGCCTCGACCGCGACGGTGTGAAGCTGAAAGAGGTGACGATGGACGTCTCGCTTTCGCACAGCTTTGCGGGCGAGCGGCGGCGCATCGCTTACGAGCGCCTGCTGCTTGATTTCATCGAGGGCGATCAGACCTTGTTCGTGCGCCGCGACGAGGTGGAGGCGCAGTGGCAATGGATCGATTCGATCCGCGATGCTTGGGCCGCGGTGGATATGGCGCCGCAGAATTACACCGCCGGAAGCTGGGGTCCGTCGAGCGCAATCGCGCTGATCGAACGCGACGGGGCGAGCTGGCATGATTGA
- a CDS encoding SDR family oxidoreductase yields MKTILITGCSSGYGLETARHFHALGWNVVATMRRPKPDLFASSDRLRVLALDVTDPDSIALALDRAGPIDALVNNAGIGLFGALEHSPPQKIRDVYATNTLGTIAMTQAVIPQMRERGSGVIVNITSSATLASFPLAAAYTGSKAAIQGFTGSLAHELAPLGIAVKLVEPGYGPTTAFAQNTEIRLEDVLPEPYGSYAAPILAGMAEPALFTTETDVAEAVWQAVHDQSGCPHFPAGADALALVA; encoded by the coding sequence ATGAAGACGATCCTCATTACCGGCTGCTCCTCCGGCTATGGCCTCGAAACCGCGCGTCATTTCCATGCACTGGGCTGGAACGTCGTCGCGACGATGCGCCGGCCGAAGCCCGATCTGTTCGCATCGTCGGATCGCCTGCGCGTCCTCGCGCTCGACGTCACCGACCCGGACAGCATCGCGCTCGCGCTCGATCGGGCCGGCCCGATCGACGCGCTCGTCAACAATGCCGGTATTGGCCTCTTCGGCGCGCTCGAACATTCGCCACCGCAGAAGATCCGCGACGTCTATGCCACCAACACGCTCGGTACCATCGCGATGACACAGGCGGTGATCCCGCAGATGCGCGAACGCGGTTCGGGCGTCATCGTCAACATCACCTCGTCGGCGACGCTCGCCTCCTTCCCGCTCGCCGCCGCTTACACGGGAAGCAAGGCCGCGATCCAGGGCTTCACCGGATCGCTCGCGCACGAACTGGCGCCGCTTGGCATCGCGGTAAAGCTGGTCGAGCCGGGCTATGGCCCGACGACCGCCTTCGCGCAGAATACCGAAATCCGCCTCGAAGACGTGCTGCCCGAACCTTATGGCAGCTATGCCGCACCGATCCTTGCCGGCATGGCCGAACCCGCGCTGTTCACCACCGAGACCGATGTCGCCGAGGCGGTATGGCAGGCGGTGCACGACCAGAGCGGGTGTCCCCATTTTCCCGCGGGTGCCGACGCGCTCGCGCTGGTCGCATGA
- the edd gene encoding phosphogluconate dehydratase: MTDIHPTIAAVTDRIIARSKPRRAAYLDLMDRQREAGTNRGNLSCGNLAHGFAASGEDKPAIRSGAEMNIGIVTSYNDMLSAHQPYGRYPEQIKVFAREVGATAQVAGGVPAMCDGVTQGQAGMDLSLFSRDNIAQGTAIALSHAMFESALLLGICDKIVPGLLIGALRFGHLPQILIPAGPMPSGLANKEKQRVRQLYAEGKATRDELLEAEAASYHGAGTCTFYGTANSNQMMMELMGLHIPGSAFTNPGTKLRQLLTRAATHRIAEIGWDGDDYRPLARCIDEKAIVNAAIGLLATGGSTNHAIHLPAIARAAGIIIDWQDFDELSHAVPLLARVYPNGAGDVNNFHAAGGIGFVVRELLGAGLLHGDVLTIGGTMADYAAEPVLVNDELHWQAAPATSRDDNMLRPVAAPFSADGGMRLLAGNLGRAIIKTSAVAEDRWTIEAPCRIFDDQNQVLTAFKAGELERDVVVVVRFQGPRANGMPELHKLTPALGVLQDKGYRVALLTDGRMSGASGKVPAVIHLSPEALPGTDGVSGPLAYLQDGDIVRVCAVNGEVVALVDEAEWALRAPAAAPPPAVGVGRELFALFRHHADEAEKGGSAVLAAMETVI; the protein is encoded by the coding sequence ATGACTGATATCCACCCCACCATCGCCGCGGTCACCGACCGCATCATCGCGCGCAGCAAGCCCCGCCGCGCCGCTTATCTCGACCTGATGGACCGCCAGCGCGAGGCCGGCACCAATCGCGGCAATCTGTCGTGCGGCAACCTCGCGCATGGCTTCGCCGCGTCGGGCGAGGACAAGCCCGCGATCCGCTCGGGCGCCGAAATGAATATCGGCATCGTCACCAGCTATAACGACATGCTCTCGGCGCATCAGCCGTACGGCCGCTATCCCGAACAGATCAAAGTCTTCGCGCGCGAAGTCGGCGCGACCGCACAGGTCGCGGGCGGGGTTCCGGCGATGTGCGACGGGGTGACGCAGGGGCAGGCGGGCATGGACCTGTCTTTGTTCAGCCGCGACAATATCGCGCAGGGCACCGCGATCGCGCTGAGCCATGCGATGTTCGAGAGCGCTTTGCTGCTCGGCATCTGCGACAAGATCGTCCCCGGCCTGCTCATCGGCGCATTGCGTTTCGGCCACCTGCCGCAAATCCTGATCCCCGCCGGACCGATGCCCTCGGGCCTCGCCAACAAGGAAAAGCAGCGCGTCCGCCAGCTCTATGCCGAAGGGAAAGCGACCCGCGACGAATTGCTCGAGGCCGAGGCGGCGAGTTACCATGGCGCGGGCACCTGCACCTTCTATGGCACCGCGAACTCCAACCAGATGATGATGGAGCTGATGGGGCTGCACATCCCTGGCAGCGCCTTCACCAACCCCGGCACCAAGCTGCGCCAGTTACTGACGCGCGCCGCGACGCATCGGATCGCCGAGATCGGCTGGGACGGTGACGATTACCGCCCGCTGGCGCGCTGCATTGACGAAAAGGCGATCGTCAACGCCGCGATCGGCCTGCTCGCGACCGGCGGGTCGACCAATCATGCGATCCACCTGCCCGCCATCGCCCGCGCTGCGGGGATCATCATCGACTGGCAGGATTTCGACGAGCTCAGCCACGCGGTGCCGCTGCTCGCGCGTGTTTATCCCAACGGCGCCGGCGACGTGAACAACTTCCATGCCGCGGGCGGGATCGGCTTTGTCGTGCGCGAGCTGCTTGGCGCGGGATTGCTCCACGGCGACGTGCTGACCATCGGCGGCACGATGGCCGATTATGCGGCCGAGCCCGTGCTGGTGAACGACGAACTCCACTGGCAGGCGGCACCCGCGACAAGCCGCGACGACAATATGCTGCGCCCCGTCGCCGCGCCTTTCTCGGCCGATGGCGGGATGCGCCTGCTCGCGGGCAATCTCGGCCGCGCGATCATCAAGACGAGCGCGGTCGCCGAGGATCGCTGGACGATCGAGGCGCCGTGCCGGATCTTCGACGACCAGAATCAGGTGCTCACCGCGTTCAAGGCGGGCGAGCTGGAGCGCGACGTCGTCGTCGTCGTCCGCTTCCAGGGGCCGCGCGCCAACGGCATGCCCGAACTGCACAAGCTGACCCCGGCCCTCGGGGTGTTGCAGGACAAGGGCTATCGCGTTGCCCTGCTCACCGACGGCCGCATGTCGGGCGCGAGCGGCAAGGTGCCCGCGGTGATCCATCTCTCGCCCGAAGCCTTGCCCGGCACCGACGGGGTGAGTGGTCCGCTCGCCTATCTTCAGGACGGCGACATCGTGCGCGTGTGTGCGGTGAACGGCGAAGTCGTGGCGCTCGTCGACGAAGCCGAATGGGCCTTGCGTGCACCCGCTGCCGCGCCGCCCCCGGCGGTCGGCGTGGGTCGCGAGCTGTTCGCGCTGTTCCGCCACCACGCCGACGAGGCGGAGAAGGGCGGATCAGCGGTATTGGCGGCGATGGAGACCGTCATTTAA
- a CDS encoding HAD-IB family hydrolase — translation MRVPRPQPHLEEVLASEPGSHIAALFDFDGTIISGYSATAMLREKFQRREMSVEEIAETAQVIAQHSLGTIGFSGLMSGAAKFMKGVDEQSFIEFGEELYKKHIARKIYPETRAIIEAHQAKGHRVAIISSATIYQIEPTARDLGITDIKCSAYEIEDGVFTGDIIRPLCFGEGKVLAAEELAEEYGLDLDQSFFYSDSDDDIELLERVGKPRPLNPNLKLKAIADERNWPVQRFGSRGTPSWVDYTRTIYATGSLVGAFAAGLPIWALTRSQREAANFSIGLFGDFATAITGVELEVEDEKNLWSSRPCIFIFNHQSKADVMILAKLIRRDMGGVGKKEIKDIPILGKLMEWGGTVFVDRADGKSAIKAMEPLVAAIREEGKSICIAPEGTRSLTPKLEPFKKGAFHLAMQAGVPIVPIVIHNATDVAPKNEFVMRPATVRVTVLPPVDTSKWSPRTINTHVRDVRNMFLRTLGQPEESVAESVVKEPAPEAAPPKAKVEKAKKTAEKKPSAKKKAPAKKAAALKRRTA, via the coding sequence ATGCGCGTGCCGAGGCCGCAGCCGCATTTGGAAGAAGTTCTGGCGTCCGAACCCGGATCGCATATCGCCGCGCTCTTCGATTTCGACGGGACGATCATCTCGGGCTACTCTGCGACCGCGATGCTGCGCGAGAAATTCCAGCGCCGCGAAATGTCGGTCGAGGAAATCGCCGAGACCGCGCAGGTCATCGCGCAGCACAGCCTTGGCACGATCGGCTTTTCGGGGCTGATGTCGGGCGCCGCCAAATTCATGAAGGGCGTCGACGAGCAAAGCTTCATCGAGTTCGGCGAGGAGCTCTACAAAAAGCATATCGCGCGCAAAATCTATCCCGAAACGCGCGCGATCATCGAGGCGCACCAGGCGAAGGGTCACCGCGTTGCGATCATCTCGTCGGCGACGATCTACCAGATCGAACCCACCGCGCGCGACCTGGGCATCACCGACATCAAATGCTCGGCCTATGAGATCGAGGATGGCGTCTTCACCGGCGACATCATCCGCCCGCTCTGCTTCGGCGAGGGTAAGGTGCTCGCTGCCGAGGAGCTCGCCGAGGAATATGGCCTCGATCTCGACCAGAGCTTTTTCTATTCGGACAGCGACGACGATATCGAATTGCTCGAACGCGTCGGCAAACCGCGCCCGCTCAACCCGAACCTCAAGCTGAAGGCCATCGCCGACGAACGGAACTGGCCTGTCCAGCGCTTCGGCAGCCGCGGCACGCCGAGCTGGGTCGATTATACGCGCACCATCTATGCGACCGGATCGCTCGTCGGCGCCTTCGCTGCCGGCCTTCCGATCTGGGCGCTCACCCGCTCGCAGCGCGAGGCGGCGAATTTCTCGATCGGCCTGTTCGGCGATTTCGCGACCGCGATCACCGGCGTCGAGCTGGAGGTCGAGGACGAAAAGAATCTCTGGTCGTCGCGGCCGTGCATCTTCATTTTCAACCATCAGAGCAAGGCGGACGTGATGATCCTCGCCAAGCTCATCCGCCGCGACATGGGCGGGGTGGGCAAGAAGGAAATCAAGGACATCCCAATCCTCGGCAAGCTGATGGAATGGGGCGGCACCGTCTTCGTCGACCGCGCCGACGGCAAGAGCGCGATCAAGGCGATGGAACCGCTCGTCGCGGCGATTCGCGAAGAGGGCAAGTCGATCTGCATCGCCCCCGAAGGTACGCGCAGCCTGACCCCGAAACTCGAGCCGTTCAAGAAGGGCGCCTTTCACCTCGCGATGCAGGCGGGGGTGCCGATCGTCCCGATTGTGATCCATAACGCCACCGACGTCGCGCCGAAGAATGAGTTCGTGATGCGCCCCGCGACGGTGCGCGTCACCGTGCTGCCGCCGGTCGATACCTCGAAATGGAGCCCACGGACAATCAACACGCATGTTCGCGACGTCCGCAATATGTTCCTCCGCACGCTGGGCCAGCCCGAGGAGAGTGTCGCCGAATCCGTGGTGAAGGAGCCGGCGCCCGAGGCTGCTCCGCCTAAGGCCAAGGTCGAAAAGGCAAAGAAGACGGCCGAAAAGAAGCCTTCAGCCAAGAAGAAAGCTCCGGCAAAGAAAGCGGCCGCGCTAAAGCGGAGGACGGCCTAG
- the glpD gene encoding glycerol-3-phosphate dehydrogenase produces the protein MPDSASPYDVIVVGGGVNGAGVARDAAGRGGRVLLLEAGDLAQGTSSKSTKLIHGGLRYLEHYEFGLVREALKERELLWGIAPHIIHPLRFVLPYRDGLRPRWLLRLGLFLYDHIGGRKKLPATRSVDLRRHAAGGPLQPQYVKGFEYSDGWVDDARLVTLNARDAADHGARVRTRTRVEMLRCEDGLWIVDARDDQGHQYRFTGRSVVNAAGPAVLDLLKRADAEPDHQMRLVRGSHIVVRKLFEHDYAYFFQLPDGRIFFAIPYERDFTLIGTTDQDHDGPASEAQASADEIAYLCEGASLYFRIPVTPADVVWTYSGVRPLIEDGSGRPEAATRGYRIDLDMAEGAPLLTIYGGKITSYRHVAEEVVDDLVDHVTALSRKRWTAKAPLPGGNFPTNGAGALKADYKLAYPFLSTATVDRIAKAYGTDAREWLAGAADWDDLGGEIAHGLSVAEIRWMVTREWARTTDDILWRRSKLGLHFTPGEVARLAEHAERLVADARMADSGYFEERVTG, from the coding sequence ATGCCCGACAGCGCCTCACCCTATGATGTCATCGTCGTTGGCGGCGGCGTCAATGGCGCGGGTGTCGCGCGCGATGCCGCGGGGCGCGGCGGGCGGGTGCTGCTGCTGGAGGCAGGCGATCTCGCGCAAGGCACCTCATCAAAATCGACCAAGCTGATCCACGGCGGGCTGCGCTATCTCGAACATTATGAATTCGGCCTGGTGCGCGAGGCGCTGAAGGAACGCGAGCTTCTGTGGGGCATCGCGCCGCACATCATCCATCCGCTGCGCTTCGTCCTGCCCTATCGCGACGGGCTGCGCCCGCGCTGGCTGCTGCGGCTCGGCCTGTTTCTGTACGACCATATCGGCGGGCGCAAGAAACTGCCCGCGACGCGGTCAGTCGATTTGCGCCGCCATGCCGCAGGCGGGCCGCTCCAGCCGCAATATGTGAAGGGCTTCGAATATTCGGACGGCTGGGTCGACGATGCGCGGCTCGTCACGCTCAACGCGCGCGATGCCGCCGACCACGGCGCACGGGTGCGCACCCGGACGCGCGTGGAAATGCTCCGCTGCGAGGACGGGCTGTGGATCGTCGACGCGCGCGATGACCAGGGCCATCAATATCGTTTTACCGGACGCAGCGTCGTCAACGCTGCGGGGCCCGCGGTGCTCGACCTGCTCAAACGCGCCGATGCCGAGCCCGATCACCAGATGCGGCTCGTGCGGGGGTCGCATATCGTCGTGCGCAAGCTGTTCGAGCATGACTATGCCTATTTTTTCCAGCTGCCCGACGGACGCATCTTCTTCGCCATCCCTTACGAGCGCGACTTCACGCTGATCGGCACCACCGACCAGGACCATGACGGACCGGCGAGCGAGGCGCAGGCGAGCGCCGATGAAATCGCCTATCTTTGCGAAGGGGCGAGCCTCTATTTCCGCATCCCCGTCACCCCCGCCGATGTCGTGTGGACCTATTCGGGTGTCCGGCCGCTGATCGAGGACGGCTCGGGGCGCCCCGAAGCCGCGACCCGCGGTTATCGGATCGACCTCGACATGGCGGAAGGCGCACCCTTGCTCACCATCTATGGCGGCAAGATCACCAGCTATCGCCATGTCGCCGAGGAGGTTGTCGACGACCTGGTCGATCATGTCACGGCGCTTTCGCGCAAGCGCTGGACAGCGAAGGCGCCGCTACCCGGCGGCAATTTCCCGACGAACGGCGCCGGCGCGCTGAAGGCGGATTACAAGCTCGCTTATCCCTTCCTTTCCACCGCAACGGTCGACCGCATCGCCAAGGCCTATGGCACCGACGCGCGCGAGTGGCTGGCGGGAGCGGCGGACTGGGACGACCTCGGCGGCGAGATTGCGCATGGGCTGAGCGTAGCCGAGATCCGCTGGATGGTGACGCGCGAATGGGCGCGAACGACCGACGACATCCTCTGGCGGCGGAGCAAGCTGGGGCTGCATTTCACGCCCGGCGAGGTCGCGCGCCTTGCCGAACATGCCGAGCGCCTCGTCGCCGACGCCCGGATGGCTGACTCTGGATATTTCGAAGAGCGCGTGACGGGCTGA
- the eda gene encoding bifunctional 4-hydroxy-2-oxoglutarate aldolase/2-dehydro-3-deoxy-phosphogluconate aldolase, translating into MSESGIEQIMRLAPVIPVIVIDRAEDAVPMAEALVAGGLKVLEVTMRTPAALEAIRAMKAVSGAVVGAGTVLNPRMLKDALDAGSEFIVSPGLTDSLGEAAVASGIPFLPGVANASNIMAGLDLGLDSFKFFPAATSGGIPALKALAGPFGGINFCPTGGISAATAPEWLVLDPVRCVGGSWVVPAGPLDPARIEELAREASALSRH; encoded by the coding sequence ATGTCCGAGAGCGGTATCGAACAGATCATGCGTTTGGCGCCCGTCATCCCGGTGATCGTCATCGACCGCGCCGAAGATGCGGTGCCGATGGCGGAGGCGCTTGTCGCCGGCGGGCTCAAGGTGCTCGAAGTGACGATGCGCACCCCTGCGGCGCTCGAAGCGATCAGGGCGATGAAGGCTGTGTCCGGCGCGGTCGTCGGCGCGGGCACGGTGCTCAACCCGCGGATGCTGAAGGACGCGCTCGATGCGGGCTCCGAATTCATCGTCTCGCCCGGCCTCACCGACAGCCTCGGCGAGGCCGCGGTGGCGAGCGGCATTCCTTTCCTGCCCGGCGTCGCCAATGCGTCGAATATCATGGCGGGGCTCGACCTTGGCCTCGACAGCTTCAAATTCTTCCCCGCGGCGACGAGCGGCGGCATCCCGGCGCTGAAGGCGCTCGCCGGCCCGTTCGGCGGGATCAACTTCTGCCCGACCGGCGGGATCAGCGCCGCGACCGCGCCCGAGTGGCTCGTGCTGGATCCCGTGCGCTGCGTGGGCGGCAGCTGGGTCGTACCGGCGGGGCCACTCGATCCCGCCCGGATAGAGGAACTCGCGCGCGAAGCCTCCGCGCTTTCGCGCCATTGA